A region of Mycolicibacterium brumae DNA encodes the following proteins:
- a CDS encoding IS256 family transposase, which yields MTTDRDLDARLAEAASTVEVAEALRASGAVDELLASIDSGEVALTGEGGLLPGLIKLALERGLAAELTDHLGYEKGDPAGRGLPNARNGHSAKTVQTEAGPVSLEVPRDRDGSFTPRLVPKGQRRLGGLDDMIVSLYAGGMTLRDIQFHLQSTIGAEVSHETISKIVDEISDEVLAWQRRPLDALYPVIYLDAIVVKVKDGGHTRNKAAHIAVGVDMAGVKHVLGIWVQQNEGASFWASVCADLANRGVRDVLIVCCDGLTGFPEAITATWSQATVQTCVVHLIRNALRFVSYKDRKAVAAALKPIYTAADADAARAELDAFTASDLGKKNPTVTMVFDRSWEQFIPFLEFPPELRRVIYTTNSIESLNYQLRKVTKTRGQFPNDAAVVKLLWLAICNIEDKRAAERAKERGQKHNRKAAGRLVEGQVVTNWKKALEQLVLVYPDRIEPHL from the coding sequence ATGACGACAGATCGGGATTTGGACGCGCGGCTGGCTGAGGCCGCGTCGACGGTGGAGGTGGCCGAGGCGCTGCGGGCATCCGGGGCGGTCGATGAGCTGCTGGCCTCGATCGACTCCGGCGAGGTCGCGCTGACCGGTGAGGGTGGCCTGCTGCCCGGGCTGATCAAGCTCGCGTTGGAGCGGGGCCTGGCCGCCGAGCTGACCGATCATCTCGGCTATGAGAAGGGCGACCCGGCCGGCCGGGGCCTGCCGAACGCCCGTAACGGGCACTCGGCCAAGACCGTGCAGACTGAGGCCGGCCCGGTCTCGTTGGAGGTGCCTCGGGACCGTGACGGGTCGTTCACGCCGCGGCTGGTGCCCAAGGGACAGCGCCGGCTCGGTGGGCTCGATGACATGATCGTTTCGCTGTATGCCGGCGGGATGACGTTGCGGGACATCCAATTTCACCTGCAATCAACGATCGGCGCCGAGGTGTCTCATGAGACGATCTCCAAGATCGTCGACGAGATCTCCGATGAGGTCCTTGCCTGGCAGCGTCGCCCGTTGGATGCGCTGTACCCGGTGATCTACCTCGACGCGATCGTGGTGAAGGTCAAAGACGGCGGCCACACCCGCAACAAGGCCGCGCACATCGCCGTGGGCGTCGATATGGCCGGCGTCAAGCATGTCCTGGGCATCTGGGTCCAGCAGAACGAAGGAGCCTCGTTCTGGGCGTCGGTCTGCGCTGATCTGGCCAACCGAGGGGTGCGTGACGTGCTTATCGTGTGCTGCGACGGGCTCACCGGGTTCCCCGAGGCCATCACGGCGACCTGGTCGCAGGCCACCGTCCAGACCTGCGTGGTGCACCTGATCCGCAACGCGCTGCGGTTCGTGTCCTACAAGGACCGCAAGGCCGTGGCCGCCGCGCTCAAGCCGATCTACACCGCCGCTGACGCCGATGCCGCCCGCGCCGAGCTGGATGCGTTCACCGCATCAGATTTGGGCAAGAAAAACCCCACTGTGACAATGGTTTTCGATCGATCATGGGAGCAATTCATCCCCTTCCTGGAGTTCCCTCCAGAGCTACGCCGGGTGATCTACACGACCAACTCGATCGAGTCGTTGAACTACCAACTTCGCAAGGTCACCAAGACCCGCGGGCAGTTCCCCAACGACGCCGCGGTGGTGAAACTGCTCTGGCTGGCGATCTGCAACATCGAAGACAAACGCGCCGCCGAACGGGCCAAGGAACGCGGCCAGAAACATAACCGAAAGGCCGCCGGACGCCTCGTGGAAGGACAAGTGGTCACCAACTGGAAGAAAGCCCTCGAACAGCTCGTGCTGGTCTACCCAGACCGCATCGAGCCCCACCTGTAG
- a CDS encoding methionine synthase, translating to MRPFATATGIGSWPGTSAREAAEIVVGELTSLTPLPELPARGVGADLVGRAGALLIDIAVDTCPRGYRVVGRRGSVTRRARSLLAEDLDALEEAWEKAGLRGSGRPVKVAAPGPITLAAQLELSGGHRAITDAGAVRDLTASLAEGLAAHRAEVARRLDTDVVVQLDEPSLPAALAGRLSGVTALSAVHPIDAPLAVTLLDEVAAVVSVPVSAHCCAADVPWELLRRSQIHAVAVDAGLLSAGGLDGLGEFLETGRTVALGVVPSTAVTPVPAAEQVAAAAAAVTDRLGFPRAVLAAQIGLTPACGLAGASLDWARVAIGLCQAAADGIAVDPDSA from the coding sequence ATGCGGCCATTCGCCACCGCGACCGGAATCGGTTCGTGGCCGGGAACCTCGGCGCGGGAAGCCGCCGAAATCGTTGTCGGAGAACTGACCTCGCTGACGCCGCTGCCCGAGCTGCCGGCTCGCGGGGTGGGCGCCGATCTGGTCGGGCGGGCCGGCGCGTTGCTCATCGACATCGCCGTCGACACCTGCCCGCGCGGCTACCGCGTGGTGGGCCGGCGCGGCTCGGTCACCCGCCGGGCCCGCAGCCTGCTCGCCGAAGACCTCGACGCGCTGGAAGAGGCCTGGGAGAAGGCCGGCCTGCGGGGTAGTGGCCGCCCGGTCAAGGTCGCCGCGCCCGGGCCGATCACCCTGGCCGCGCAACTGGAATTGTCCGGCGGGCACCGCGCCATCACCGACGCCGGGGCGGTGCGCGATCTGACCGCGTCGTTGGCCGAGGGCCTGGCCGCGCACCGCGCCGAGGTGGCACGCCGGCTGGACACCGACGTCGTCGTCCAACTCGACGAGCCGTCACTGCCCGCGGCGCTGGCCGGGCGGCTGTCCGGGGTGACGGCGCTCTCGGCGGTGCACCCGATCGACGCGCCGTTGGCAGTGACCCTCCTCGACGAGGTCGCCGCGGTGGTCTCGGTTCCGGTCAGCGCGCACTGCTGCGCAGCCGACGTTCCGTGGGAATTGCTGCGGCGCAGTCAGATTCATGCCGTCGCGGTCGACGCCGGTCTGCTGTCCGCCGGCGGACTGGACGGCCTGGGGGAGTTCCTGGAAACCGGTCGCACCGTGGCTCTGGGCGTGGTGCCGTCGACCGCGGTGACCCCGGTCCCGGCCGCGGAGCAGGTGGCCGCGGCCGCCGCGGCGGTCACCGACCGGCTGGGCTTCCCGCGCGCGGTGCTGGCCGCTCAGATCGGCCTCACCCCGGCCTGCGGGCTGGCCGGCGCTTCATTGGACTGGGCACGGGTGGCCATCGGGCTGTGCCAGGCCGCCGCCGACGGCATCGCCGTCGACCCCGATTCGGCTTGA
- the mnmA gene encoding tRNA 2-thiouridine(34) synthase MnmA, whose product MRVLVAMSGGVDSSVAAARIVDAGHDVVGVHLALSTAPGALRTGSRGCCSREDSADARRVADVLGIPFYVWDFADKFKEEVIDDFVESYARGETPNPCVRCNERIKFSALAARALALGFDAVATGHYARLADGRLRRAVDADKDQSYVLAVLTAQQLRRAVFPIGDTPKPAIRAEAASRGLLTADKPDSHDICFIPSGDTRAFLGARIGVRPGAVVDAAGTVLAEHDGVHGFTIGQRKGLGIAGPGPDGLPRYVTGIDAETGVVRVGGLADLEVTELTGAEPVFTSGSAFTGPVEGQVQVRAHGGIADVVAEVVDGALRMRLRSPLRGVATGQTMVLYRPDPDGDEVLASATISATQ is encoded by the coding sequence GTGAGGGTGCTGGTCGCGATGAGCGGCGGTGTGGACTCCTCGGTGGCCGCCGCCCGGATTGTCGACGCCGGACACGACGTCGTCGGCGTGCACCTGGCGCTGTCCACCGCGCCGGGAGCGCTGCGCACCGGGTCCCGCGGTTGCTGCTCCCGGGAGGATTCCGCCGATGCCCGGCGCGTCGCCGATGTGCTCGGAATACCGTTTTACGTCTGGGATTTCGCCGACAAGTTCAAGGAAGAAGTGATCGACGACTTCGTCGAGTCATACGCGCGCGGCGAGACCCCGAACCCGTGTGTGCGCTGCAATGAGCGAATCAAGTTCTCCGCGTTGGCCGCCCGCGCGCTGGCGCTGGGCTTCGACGCGGTGGCCACCGGCCACTACGCCCGGTTGGCCGACGGCAGGCTGCGCCGGGCCGTCGACGCGGACAAGGACCAGTCCTACGTGCTGGCCGTGCTCACTGCGCAGCAGTTGCGCCGCGCGGTGTTCCCGATCGGTGACACCCCCAAGCCGGCGATCCGGGCCGAGGCGGCCTCGCGCGGCCTGCTCACCGCCGACAAGCCGGACAGCCACGACATCTGTTTCATCCCGTCCGGTGACACCCGGGCGTTCCTCGGCGCGCGGATCGGCGTTCGTCCCGGCGCCGTCGTCGACGCCGCCGGGACCGTGCTCGCCGAACACGACGGTGTGCACGGGTTCACCATCGGGCAGCGCAAGGGCCTGGGCATCGCCGGTCCCGGGCCCGACGGCCTGCCGCGCTACGTCACCGGCATCGACGCCGAAACCGGGGTGGTGCGCGTCGGCGGCCTGGCGGACCTCGAAGTCACCGAGCTGACCGGCGCGGAGCCGGTGTTCACCTCCGGTTCGGCCTTCACCGGGCCGGTCGAGGGCCAGGTGCAGGTGCGCGCGCACGGCGGGATCGCCGACGTGGTCGCCGAGGTTGTCGACGGCGCGCTGCGGATGCGGCTGCGCAGCCCGCTGCGCGGGGTGGCCACCGGGCAGACCATGGTGCTTTATCGCCCGGACCCCGACGGCGACGAGGTGCTGGCCAGCGCCACGATCAGCGCGACGCAGTGA
- a CDS encoding cysteine desulfurase family protein: protein MTSATPVYLDHAATTPMYPSAIEAMTAVLATVGNPSSLHGSGRLARRRMEEARETLAGLLGARPSEVIFTAGGTESDNLAVKGIYWARTAERPAARRIVTTAVEHHAVLDAVQWLVDHQGAELTVLPTLADGSVDPDSLRAALDAHDDVALVTAMWANNEVGAVLPIHELAAIAAEHGVPIHSDAVQAVGQLPVRFADSGLAALSLTGHKFGGPVGAGALLLRRDTGCAPLTHGGGQERDVRSGTPDVAAAVGLAEAARVAIGELEEGAVRVAGLRDRLIAGVLSGIDDVALNGPRANRLPGNAHFTFRGAESDSLLMLLDANGIECSTGSACTAGVAGPSHVLVAMGATGELARGSLRMTLGHTSVDADVDAALAVLPGVVERARQAALASAGGLR, encoded by the coding sequence ATGACCTCCGCCACCCCGGTGTATCTCGACCACGCCGCCACCACCCCGATGTACCCGAGCGCCATCGAGGCGATGACGGCGGTTCTGGCGACCGTCGGCAACCCCTCCTCGCTGCACGGATCCGGCCGGTTGGCGCGGCGGCGGATGGAAGAGGCCCGCGAGACGCTGGCCGGGCTGCTCGGCGCGCGCCCGTCGGAGGTGATCTTCACCGCCGGCGGCACCGAGAGCGACAACCTGGCGGTCAAGGGCATCTATTGGGCCCGCACCGCCGAGCGTCCCGCCGCCCGCCGCATCGTCACCACCGCGGTGGAGCACCACGCCGTGCTCGACGCCGTGCAATGGCTCGTCGACCACCAGGGCGCGGAGCTGACCGTGCTGCCCACCTTGGCGGACGGGTCGGTGGACCCTGATTCACTGCGGGCGGCGCTCGACGCGCACGACGACGTCGCCCTGGTCACCGCCATGTGGGCCAACAATGAGGTCGGCGCGGTGCTGCCGATCCACGAACTGGCCGCGATCGCCGCCGAACACGGCGTCCCGATCCACAGCGACGCGGTGCAGGCCGTCGGGCAGCTGCCGGTGCGCTTCGCCGACAGCGGGCTGGCAGCGCTCAGCCTGACCGGGCACAAATTCGGCGGCCCGGTGGGCGCCGGCGCCCTGCTGCTGCGCCGCGACACCGGCTGCGCCCCGCTGACCCACGGCGGCGGACAGGAGCGTGATGTGCGCTCCGGAACGCCCGACGTCGCCGCCGCGGTCGGCCTGGCCGAGGCGGCGCGGGTCGCCATCGGCGAACTGGAGGAGGGCGCCGTTCGGGTGGCCGGACTGCGGGACCGGCTCATCGCCGGCGTGCTGTCCGGGATCGACGATGTGGCGCTCAACGGCCCGCGGGCCAATCGGTTGCCCGGCAACGCGCACTTCACCTTCCGCGGCGCTGAATCCGACTCGCTGCTGATGTTGTTGGACGCCAACGGAATCGAATGCTCCACCGGCTCGGCCTGCACCGCCGGGGTCGCCGGGCCGTCGCATGTGCTGGTCGCCATGGGCGCCACCGGCGAGCTGGCCCGCGGATCACTGCGAATGACGTTGGGGCACACCAGTGTCGACGCCGACGTCGACGCCGCTCTGGCGGTGCTGCCCGGAGTCGTGGAACGGGCGCGGCAGGCCGCGCTGGCGAGCGCGGGAGGTTTGCGGTGA
- a CDS encoding lysophospholipid acyltransferase family protein yields the protein MSAPTLAAAPVAARPNPWVPRASCHLGCLQAGVESDSRAAVTCRLLMRAAALAALAPGLAVLPATGLCGPAKTHLQRGYCRLVLRALGVRVSVSGFEGGARPNLRGVLVVSNHISWADIFVIGAVTPGAFVAKAEMTCWPGLGQLARMLRVIPIERGSLRALPGVVADVAHRLRSGKTVVAFPEGTTWCGQAHGRFAPALFQAAVDSGRPVQPVRLSYHHRDGRRSTAAAYIGEDSLGSSIRRLMTARRTVAHVHLGYQLDPRDSRRTLAHRAQAQVLGVGRTGAPIAHPTAA from the coding sequence GTGAGCGCCCCGACGCTGGCGGCGGCCCCGGTGGCCGCTCGCCCGAACCCGTGGGTGCCGCGCGCCTCGTGCCACCTCGGCTGCCTGCAGGCGGGCGTGGAATCGGACTCCCGCGCCGCGGTGACCTGCCGACTGCTGATGCGCGCGGCGGCGCTGGCCGCGCTGGCCCCCGGGCTGGCGGTGCTGCCGGCCACCGGCCTGTGCGGTCCCGCCAAAACCCACCTGCAACGCGGCTACTGCCGGCTGGTGCTGCGCGCCCTCGGTGTGCGGGTCAGCGTGTCCGGCTTCGAAGGCGGGGCTCGCCCGAATCTGCGGGGCGTCCTGGTCGTCAGCAACCACATCTCCTGGGCCGACATCTTCGTCATCGGCGCGGTGACCCCCGGCGCGTTTGTCGCCAAGGCCGAGATGACCTGCTGGCCGGGGCTGGGGCAGCTGGCCCGGATGCTGCGGGTCATCCCGATCGAACGCGGCAGCCTGCGGGCCCTGCCCGGGGTGGTCGCCGACGTCGCGCACCGGCTGCGGTCCGGAAAGACCGTGGTCGCCTTCCCGGAGGGCACCACCTGGTGCGGGCAGGCGCACGGGCGCTTCGCGCCGGCGTTGTTCCAGGCCGCGGTCGACTCCGGTCGTCCGGTGCAGCCGGTCCGGCTCAGCTACCACCACCGCGACGGCCGCCGCTCCACCGCCGCGGCCTACATCGGGGAGGACTCGCTGGGGTCCTCGATCCGCCGGCTGATGACCGCCCGGCGCACCGTCGCCCACGTGCACCTGGGTTATCAGCTCGATCCCCGGGACAGTCGGCGCACCCTGGCGCACCGGGCCCAGGCCCAAGTGCTGGGGGTGGGGCGGACCGGCGCGCCGATCGCCCACCCGACCGCCGCCTGA
- a CDS encoding GNAT family N-acetyltransferase, whose product MSTSVLIPATETTATTARYTLLLSADPELIDAAQRLRHDVFTAEPGFALPPAADGRDADEFDQHCDHLLVREETTGQFVGCYRMLPPPGAIAAGGLYTATEFEISGWDRLRPSLVEMGRAVVRAEHRNGAVVLLMWTGILAYLDRSGYDYVAGCVSVPVDGVGAPGAQIRSVHDFVTRRHAVAAEHTVTPYRPVMLDGRGLAELPALDRPTLPPLMRGYLRLGAEVCGPPAHDPDFGVADFPALLDKRRADTRYLNRLRSAGAAAVAAQQ is encoded by the coding sequence ATGAGCACCTCAGTTCTCATTCCCGCGACCGAGACCACCGCGACCACCGCGCGCTACACGCTGCTGTTGTCGGCCGACCCCGAGCTGATCGACGCCGCCCAGCGGCTGCGCCACGACGTGTTCACCGCCGAACCCGGATTCGCGCTGCCGCCGGCCGCCGACGGGCGCGACGCCGACGAATTCGACCAGCACTGCGACCACCTGCTGGTCCGCGAGGAGACGACGGGCCAGTTCGTCGGCTGCTACCGAATGCTGCCGCCGCCCGGGGCGATCGCCGCCGGCGGCCTGTACACGGCCACCGAGTTCGAGATCTCCGGCTGGGACCGGCTGCGCCCGTCGCTGGTGGAGATGGGCCGGGCGGTGGTCCGCGCCGAACACCGCAACGGCGCGGTGGTGCTGCTGATGTGGACCGGCATCCTGGCGTATCTGGACCGCTCCGGCTACGACTACGTCGCCGGCTGCGTGTCGGTCCCGGTCGACGGCGTCGGGGCGCCCGGCGCGCAGATCCGCAGCGTGCACGACTTCGTCACCCGCCGGCACGCCGTCGCCGCCGAGCACACCGTCACCCCGTACCGGCCCGTCATGCTCGACGGCCGCGGGTTGGCAGAGCTGCCGGCGCTGGACCGTCCGACGCTGCCGCCGCTGATGCGCGGCTACCTGCGCCTCGGCGCGGAGGTGTGCGGTCCGCCCGCGCACGACCCGGACTTCGGCGTGGCCGATTTCCCCGCGCTGCTGGACAAGCGCCGCGCCGACACCCGCTACCTGAACCGACTCCGGTCGGCCGGGGCGGCCGCCGTGGCGGCACAGCAGTGA
- a CDS encoding electron transfer flavoprotein subunit alpha/FixB family protein, with translation MAEVLVLVEHADGGLKKVTNELITAARTLGEPSAVVVGAPGSADSLVEGLKAAGAAKIYVAESADVDGFLLTPYVDVLSNLVETTAPAAVLIAATADGKEIAGRVAARNGSGLLVDVIDVKDGGVGVHSIFGGAFTVEAKANGDSPVITVRPGGVEASDEAGAGELVTVEVPAAAENATKITSREPVVAGDRPELTEASVVVAGGRGVGSADKFSVVEELADSLGGAVGASRAAVDSGYYPGQFQIGQTGKTVSPQLYIALGISGAIQHRAGMQTSKTIVVVNKDEEAPIFEIADYGIVGDLFNVTPQLTEAIKARKG, from the coding sequence ATGGCTGAAGTACTTGTGCTCGTCGAGCACGCCGACGGTGGCTTGAAGAAGGTCACCAACGAGCTCATCACCGCCGCCCGCACGCTGGGCGAGCCGTCCGCCGTCGTGGTGGGCGCCCCGGGCTCCGCCGATTCGCTGGTCGAAGGCCTCAAGGCCGCCGGCGCCGCGAAGATCTACGTCGCCGAATCGGCCGACGTGGACGGCTTCCTGCTCACCCCGTACGTGGACGTGCTGTCCAACCTGGTCGAGACCACCGCCCCCGCGGCGGTGCTCATCGCCGCCACGGCCGACGGCAAGGAGATCGCCGGCCGGGTGGCCGCGCGCAACGGCTCCGGCCTGCTCGTCGACGTCATCGACGTCAAGGACGGCGGCGTGGGCGTGCACTCCATCTTCGGTGGCGCGTTCACCGTCGAGGCCAAGGCCAACGGCGACTCCCCGGTCATCACCGTCCGCCCCGGCGGCGTCGAGGCCTCCGATGAGGCCGGCGCCGGCGAGCTGGTCACCGTCGAGGTGCCGGCCGCCGCGGAGAACGCCACCAAGATCACCTCGCGTGAGCCGGTTGTCGCCGGTGACCGTCCGGAACTGACCGAGGCCTCGGTCGTCGTGGCCGGCGGCCGCGGCGTCGGCTCGGCCGACAAGTTCTCGGTGGTCGAGGAGCTCGCCGATTCCCTCGGCGGCGCCGTCGGCGCGTCCCGCGCGGCGGTCGACTCCGGCTACTACCCGGGCCAGTTCCAGATCGGCCAGACCGGCAAGACCGTGTCCCCGCAGCTGTACATCGCCCTGGGCATCTCCGGCGCGATCCAGCACCGGGCCGGCATGCAGACCTCGAAGACCATCGTGGTGGTCAACAAGGACGAGGAAGCGCCGATCTTCGAGATCGCCGACTACGGCATCGTGGGTGACCTGTTCAACGTCACCCCGCAGCTGACCGAGGCGATCAAGGCTCGTAAGGGCTGA
- a CDS encoding electron transfer flavoprotein subunit beta/FixA family protein — protein sequence MTNIVVLIKQVPDTWSERKLSDGDFTLDREAADAVLDEINERAVEEALLIKEKQGDGTVTVLTVGPERATEAIRKALSMGADKAVHVKDDAVHGSDVIQTAWVLARALGAVEGVELVIAGNESTDGVGGAVPAIIAEYLGLPQLTHVRKLTVEGDKITGERETDEGVFGLEATLPAIVSVSEKINEPRFPSFKGIMAAKKKEVTVLSLADIGVEADEVGVANAGSTVTSSTPKPPKTAGEKITDEGEGGVKIAEYLVGQKLI from the coding sequence ATGACGAATATCGTGGTCCTGATCAAACAGGTCCCAGACACCTGGTCGGAGCGCAAGCTTTCCGACGGTGATTTCACGCTGGACCGTGAAGCCGCCGACGCGGTTCTGGACGAGATCAACGAGCGCGCCGTCGAAGAGGCGCTGCTGATCAAGGAGAAGCAGGGCGACGGCACTGTCACCGTGCTGACCGTCGGCCCCGAGCGGGCCACCGAAGCGATCCGCAAGGCGCTGTCGATGGGCGCCGACAAGGCCGTCCACGTCAAGGACGACGCCGTGCACGGCTCCGACGTGATCCAGACCGCGTGGGTGCTGGCCCGCGCGCTGGGCGCCGTCGAGGGCGTCGAGCTGGTCATCGCCGGCAATGAGTCCACCGACGGTGTCGGCGGCGCGGTGCCGGCGATCATCGCCGAGTACCTGGGCCTGCCGCAGCTGACCCACGTGCGCAAGCTGACCGTCGAGGGCGACAAGATCACCGGTGAGCGCGAGACCGATGAGGGCGTGTTCGGCCTGGAGGCCACCCTGCCCGCCATCGTGAGCGTCAGCGAGAAGATCAACGAGCCGCGCTTCCCGTCCTTCAAGGGCATCATGGCCGCCAAGAAGAAGGAAGTCACCGTGCTGTCGCTGGCCGACATCGGTGTCGAGGCCGACGAGGTCGGCGTCGCCAACGCCGGGTCCACCGTGACCTCCTCGACCCCCAAGCCCCCGAAGACCGCCGGTGAGAAGATCACCGACGAGGGCGAAGGCGGCGTCAAGATCGCCGAGTACCTGGTCGGCCAGAAGCTCATCTAA
- a CDS encoding class I SAM-dependent methyltransferase → MSHSTADGPVGPTPEHATETEAAGLPLTGERTVPGLDVENYWFRRHEIAYLRMADRCTGADVLEAGFGEGYGADLLAGVARRVIGVDYDESAVAHARARYPRVEVCQGNLAELPLPDGSVDVVVNFQVIEHLWDQSQFVAECARVLRPGGVLLMSTPNRITFTPDSDVPVNPFHTRELNAAELAELLTDGGFEIESMNGVFHGPRLRELDAKYGGSIIDAQIARALADAPWPADLLADIAGLAADDFELLPAEDRDIDASLDLLAIAVRR, encoded by the coding sequence ATGAGTCATTCCACCGCCGACGGGCCCGTCGGCCCCACCCCCGAACATGCGACCGAGACCGAGGCCGCGGGACTTCCGCTGACCGGCGAACGCACCGTGCCCGGACTGGACGTGGAGAACTACTGGTTCCGTCGGCACGAGATCGCCTATCTGCGGATGGCCGACCGCTGCACCGGCGCTGACGTGCTCGAAGCCGGATTCGGCGAGGGCTACGGCGCGGACCTGCTGGCCGGCGTCGCCCGCCGGGTGATCGGCGTGGACTACGACGAATCCGCCGTCGCGCACGCCCGCGCCCGCTATCCGCGGGTCGAGGTCTGCCAGGGAAACCTGGCCGAACTGCCGCTGCCCGACGGCAGCGTCGACGTCGTGGTGAATTTCCAGGTCATCGAGCACCTGTGGGATCAGTCACAATTCGTCGCCGAATGCGCGCGGGTGCTGCGCCCCGGCGGCGTGCTGCTGATGTCCACGCCGAATCGGATCACCTTCACCCCCGACAGTGACGTTCCGGTCAATCCGTTCCACACCCGGGAGCTCAACGCCGCCGAGCTCGCCGAGCTGCTCACCGACGGCGGGTTCGAGATCGAGTCGATGAACGGCGTGTTCCACGGCCCGCGGCTGCGCGAGCTGGACGCCAAGTACGGCGGGTCGATCATCGACGCGCAGATCGCCCGCGCGCTGGCCGACGCGCCGTGGCCGGCGGATCTGCTGGCCGACATCGCCGGGTTGGCGGCCGACGACTTCGAACTGCTGCCCGCCGAGGACCGGGACATCGACGCCAGCCTGGACCTGCTCGCGATCGCGGTGCGCCGGTGA
- a CDS encoding glycoside hydrolase family 57 protein, which yields MFTLVLHTHLPWLAHHGRWPVGEEWLYQSWSACYLPLVRVLRRLAAEDRTNLLTLGVTPVVAAQLDDPYCLDAMEHWLANWRLRATEAAVSPTAGAEPGTACAPEAIRAFGAREHAEAQAELDEFAGLWRHGGSPVLRELADAGTVELLGGPLAHPFQPLLAPRLREFALTEGLADAAARFGRTPAGIWAPECAYAPGMERGYADAGVGHFMVDGPSLHGDTALGRPVGDTDVVAFGRDLSVSYRVWSPKSGYPGHAAYRDFHTYHHGTGLKPARVTGRAVPSEAKAPYDPARADAAVDTHVADFVDTVRRRLISESERIGRPAHVVAAFDTELFGHWWHEGPIWLERVLRALPAAGVRVGTLADARAQGFVGRPVQLPPSSWGSGKDWQVWSGDQVGDLVRLNAEVVDTALNAVDKAAEVARGAAGLGGPIPRDRVADQILRETLLTVSSDWPFMVSKNSAAEYARYRAHLHAHATREIAGALAAGRRDAAQRLADGWNRADGLFGALDSRRLRPPC from the coding sequence ATGTTCACCCTGGTGCTGCACACCCATCTGCCCTGGCTGGCCCATCACGGCCGCTGGCCGGTCGGCGAGGAGTGGCTGTATCAATCCTGGTCGGCGTGCTACCTGCCGCTGGTGCGGGTGCTGCGCCGGCTGGCCGCCGAGGACCGGACGAATCTGCTGACGCTGGGTGTCACGCCGGTGGTCGCCGCCCAGCTCGACGATCCGTACTGCCTGGACGCCATGGAGCACTGGCTGGCGAATTGGCGGTTGCGCGCGACCGAGGCCGCCGTCTCTCCCACCGCCGGCGCCGAGCCGGGCACCGCCTGCGCCCCGGAGGCGATCCGGGCGTTCGGCGCCCGGGAGCACGCCGAGGCCCAGGCCGAGCTGGACGAGTTCGCCGGCCTGTGGCGGCACGGCGGCAGCCCGGTGCTGCGCGAGCTGGCCGACGCCGGGACGGTGGAACTGCTCGGCGGGCCGCTGGCGCACCCGTTCCAGCCGCTGCTGGCGCCGCGGCTGCGGGAGTTCGCGCTGACCGAGGGGCTGGCCGACGCCGCCGCCCGGTTCGGCCGCACCCCGGCCGGCATCTGGGCCCCGGAATGCGCGTACGCGCCGGGCATGGAACGCGGTTACGCCGACGCCGGCGTCGGTCACTTCATGGTCGACGGGCCCTCGCTGCACGGCGACACCGCCCTCGGCCGCCCGGTCGGTGACACCGACGTGGTGGCCTTCGGCCGCGACCTGTCGGTCAGCTACCGGGTGTGGTCGCCGAAGTCCGGCTACCCCGGGCACGCCGCCTACCGCGATTTCCACACCTATCACCACGGCACCGGCCTCAAACCCGCCCGGGTGACCGGCCGCGCGGTGCCCTCGGAGGCCAAGGCCCCCTACGACCCGGCGCGCGCGGACGCCGCGGTGGACACCCACGTCGCCGACTTCGTCGACACCGTCCGGCGCCGGTTGATTAGCGAGTCCGAGCGGATCGGCCGACCCGCGCACGTGGTGGCCGCGTTCGACACCGAACTCTTCGGGCACTGGTGGCACGAGGGGCCGATCTGGCTGGAACGGGTGCTGCGGGCGCTGCCGGCGGCCGGCGTCCGGGTCGGCACACTCGCCGACGCCCGGGCGCAGGGGTTCGTCGGGCGCCCGGTGCAGCTGCCGCCGAGTTCCTGGGGGTCGGGCAAGGACTGGCAGGTGTGGTCCGGGGATCAGGTCGGCGATCTGGTCCGGTTGAACGCCGAGGTCGTCGACACGGCGCTCAACGCCGTCGACAAGGCGGCCGAGGTGGCCCGCGGCGCCGCCGGCCTGGGCGGGCCGATCCCGCGCGACCGGGTCGCCGACCAGATCCTGCGCGAAACCCTGCTCACGGTGTCCTCGGACTGGCCGTTCATGGTCAGCAAGAATTCGGCCGCCGAGTACGCCCGCTACCGCGCCCACCTGCACGCGCACGCCACCCGCGAGATCGCCGGCGCGCTGGCCGCCGGCCGCCGTGACGCCGCGCAGCGACTGGCCGACGGCTGGAATCGGGCCGACGGATTGTTCGGGGCGCTGGACTCCCGACGGCTTCGGCCGCCATGCTGA